The following coding sequences are from one Methanofollis sp. window:
- a CDS encoding HEPN domain-containing protein yields the protein MKYQFEQCLKRGKIVRIPVDQALVAKEVREAGEDLTAAEHSLAEGNMKWAIIQGYYAQFHALRALVFAGGYREKSHTCLRHAVEALYIDENILPSSVLEDFTFAMRTREGADYGCVYSEKDAHDVVTSAGAVLDLVRAMLE from the coding sequence ATGAAGTATCAGTTTGAGCAGTGCCTGAAAAGAGGGAAGATCGTGCGCATACCGGTCGATCAGGCACTGGTCGCAAAAGAGGTGCGGGAAGCAGGAGAAGACCTCACTGCTGCCGAGCACTCCCTTGCAGAGGGGAACATGAAGTGGGCGATCATCCAGGGGTACTATGCACAGTTCCATGCCCTGCGTGCGCTGGTGTTTGCCGGCGGCTATCGAGAAAAGAGCCACACCTGTCTTCGGCATGCCGTCGAAGCGCTGTATATCGATGAAAACATTCTTCCGTCGTCTGTACTTGAAGATTTCACCTTTGCGATGCGCACGCGCGAGGGCGCGGATTACGGGTGTGTCTATTCGGAAAAGGATGCCCATGACGTGGTGACGTCGGCAGGGGCGGTGCTCGATCTGGTCAGGGCCATG